The Kitasatospora paranensis genome has a window encoding:
- a CDS encoding M4 family metallopeptidase: MKRKLALGAVLSTSALLAGAIQVSAGLAQAAPQPDLAQQHASLISQSRQAAPGAARALGLGSQEALVVKDAVVDANGTRHTRYERTLNGLPVIGGDLVVHQTAKGAVTSVDRAVQGPIAPASLTPKLSAAQAAAKATGAVRATIGVKDTEGAVLTSANSTGDAALVVWATSGAPRLAYRSTVTGVRADGTPSSQVVVTDAASGAVLSTHEQIQTVDATGTGNGVFVGSVALTTTLSGSTYQLKDATRGGQYSTDLAHKTQGTGTLYTDADNAWGTGTVSSGQSAAVDAQYGAAATWDFYKNTFGRNGIRGDGVGAYSRVHYGRNYVNAFWSDSCFCMTYGDGASNTHPLTEIDVAGHEMSHGVTANTAGLNYSGESGGLNEATSDILGTGVEFYANLASDTPDYLIGELININGNGTPLRYMDKPSKDGASADYWSSSVGSLDVHYSSGVANHFFYLLSEGSGAKTINGVSYNSPTYNGATLTGIGRAKALQVWYRALSVYMTSTTNYQAARTATLNAAADLYGASSAEYSAVAATWTAVNVN, encoded by the coding sequence GTGAAGCGAAAGCTCGCCCTCGGAGCCGTTCTGTCCACCTCCGCCCTGCTCGCCGGCGCCATCCAGGTCAGCGCCGGGCTCGCCCAGGCGGCCCCGCAGCCCGACCTCGCGCAGCAGCACGCGAGCCTGATCAGCCAGTCCCGGCAGGCCGCCCCCGGCGCCGCACGCGCCCTCGGCCTGGGCAGTCAGGAGGCCCTGGTCGTCAAGGACGCCGTGGTCGACGCCAACGGCACCCGGCACACCCGGTACGAGCGCACCCTCAACGGGCTTCCCGTCATCGGCGGCGACCTGGTGGTGCACCAGACCGCGAAGGGCGCCGTCACCTCCGTCGACCGCGCGGTGCAGGGCCCGATCGCCCCCGCCTCGCTGACCCCGAAGCTGTCCGCCGCGCAGGCCGCCGCCAAGGCCACGGGCGCCGTTCGCGCGACGATCGGCGTCAAGGACACCGAGGGTGCCGTCCTCACCTCGGCGAACAGCACCGGCGACGCGGCCCTGGTCGTCTGGGCCACCTCCGGGGCCCCGCGCCTGGCCTACCGTTCCACCGTCACGGGCGTGCGCGCCGACGGCACCCCCAGCAGCCAGGTCGTCGTGACGGACGCCGCCAGCGGCGCCGTGCTGTCCACCCACGAGCAGATCCAGACCGTCGATGCCACCGGCACCGGCAACGGCGTCTTCGTCGGCAGCGTGGCGCTCACCACCACGCTCTCCGGCTCCACCTATCAGCTGAAGGACGCCACCCGCGGCGGTCAGTACTCCACCGACCTGGCCCACAAGACCCAGGGCACCGGCACCCTGTACACCGACGCCGACAACGCCTGGGGCACCGGCACGGTCTCCAGCGGCCAGTCGGCCGCCGTCGACGCCCAGTACGGCGCGGCGGCCACCTGGGACTTCTACAAGAACACCTTCGGCCGCAACGGCATACGCGGCGACGGCGTCGGCGCCTACAGCCGCGTCCACTACGGCCGCAACTACGTGAACGCGTTCTGGAGCGACTCCTGCTTCTGCATGACGTACGGCGACGGCGCGAGCAACACCCACCCGCTCACCGAGATCGACGTCGCCGGCCACGAGATGAGCCACGGCGTCACCGCCAACACCGCCGGCCTCAACTACTCCGGCGAGTCCGGCGGCCTCAACGAGGCCACCAGCGACATCCTCGGCACCGGCGTGGAGTTCTACGCCAACCTCGCCTCCGACACCCCGGACTACCTCATCGGCGAGCTGATCAACATCAACGGCAACGGCACGCCGCTGCGCTACATGGACAAGCCCTCCAAGGACGGCGCCTCCGCCGACTACTGGTCCTCCTCCGTCGGCAGTCTCGACGTCCACTACTCCTCGGGCGTCGCCAACCACTTCTTCTACCTGCTGTCCGAGGGCAGCGGCGCCAAGACGATCAACGGCGTCAGCTACAACAGCCCGACCTACAACGGCGCCACCCTCACCGGCATCGGCCGCGCCAAGGCGCTGCAGGTCTGGTACCGCGCCCTGAGCGTCTACATGACCTCGACGACGAACTACCAGGCCGCCCGCACCGCCACCCTCAACGCCGCGGCCGACCTGTACGGCGCGAGCAGCGCCGAATACAGCGCGGTCGCCGCGACCTGGACCGCGGTCAACGTCAACTGA
- a CDS encoding glycosyltransferase family 2 protein, with product MGPPVTDPVSVIVPAYNESAGIEAAVRSLLASDHPVEVIVVDDGSTDGTADLVESLGLPYVRVLRQPNSGKPAALNLGLRHARAELVVMVDGDTVFERDAVRMLVQPFADRRVGAVSGNAKVVNRGGLLGRWQHIEYVVGFNLDRRLFDLAECMPTVPGAVGAFRRSALLRIGGVAEETLAEDTDLTMALCRAGWRVVYEERAKAWTEAPATLGALWRQRYRWCYGTLQAMWKHRGALRQRGQAGKLGRRGLLYLLVFQVLLPLLGPVVDVYAVYGLVFLDPLRIVGLWGAFLALQAAMGAYAFRLDGEKLGPLWTLPLQQFVYRQLMYLVVIQSLCTALAGSRLRWQRMQRYGSLRVPQQPTA from the coding sequence TTGGGGCCCCCGGTCACCGACCCGGTCTCCGTCATCGTCCCCGCCTACAACGAGAGTGCCGGCATCGAGGCGGCCGTCCGGTCCCTGCTGGCCTCCGACCACCCGGTCGAGGTCATCGTGGTCGACGACGGCTCCACCGACGGCACCGCCGACCTCGTCGAGTCTCTCGGCCTGCCGTACGTCCGGGTCCTGCGGCAGCCGAACTCCGGCAAGCCCGCCGCCCTCAACCTCGGCCTGCGGCACGCCCGCGCCGAACTCGTCGTCATGGTCGACGGTGACACCGTCTTCGAACGCGACGCCGTCCGCATGCTCGTCCAGCCCTTCGCCGACCGCCGCGTCGGCGCCGTCTCGGGCAACGCCAAGGTCGTCAACCGCGGCGGCCTCCTCGGCCGCTGGCAGCACATCGAGTACGTGGTGGGCTTCAACCTCGACCGGCGCCTCTTCGATCTCGCCGAATGCATGCCGACCGTCCCCGGCGCGGTCGGCGCCTTCCGCCGCTCCGCCCTGCTGCGCATCGGGGGCGTCGCCGAGGAGACCCTCGCCGAGGACACCGACCTCACCATGGCCCTGTGCCGGGCCGGCTGGCGGGTCGTCTACGAGGAGCGCGCGAAGGCGTGGACGGAGGCCCCGGCCACGCTCGGCGCGCTGTGGCGCCAGCGCTACCGGTGGTGCTACGGCACCCTGCAGGCCATGTGGAAACACCGCGGTGCGCTGCGCCAGCGCGGCCAGGCCGGCAAGCTCGGCCGCCGAGGCCTGCTCTATCTGCTGGTGTTCCAGGTCCTGCTGCCCCTGCTGGGGCCGGTCGTCGATGTCTACGCCGTCTACGGCCTGGTCTTCCTCGACCCGCTGCGGATCGTCGGCCTGTGGGGCGCCTTCCTCGCCCTGCAGGCCGCCATGGGCGCCTACGCCTTCCGTCTGGACGGCGAGAAGCTCGGACCGCTCTGGACGCTGCCGCTGCAGCAGTTCGTCTACCGGCAGTTGATGTACCTGGTGGTCATCCAGTCGCTCTGCACGGCCCTGGCCGGCTCCCGCCTGCGCTGGCAGCGGATGCAGCGCTACGGCTCCCTCCGCGTCCCGCAGCAGCCCACCGCCTGA
- a CDS encoding class I SAM-dependent methyltransferase: MNVEDPKEVVRRGYDVLSEHYERAFGSETKYGSWIEELLGRLPETGAVLDIGCGTGVPVARSLVSAGHRVTGIDISEVQIRRARERVPGADFIRADATTVELPEGSFDAVVCLYALIHVPVEEQPALLERIASWLRPGGWFLSTTGHRAWTGTDENWLGGGAAMWWSHADADANRAWLVRAGFDVIHEEFVPEGDSGHVLFWARRAEA; the protein is encoded by the coding sequence GTGAACGTTGAAGATCCAAAGGAAGTGGTCCGGCGCGGGTATGACGTGCTGTCGGAACACTACGAGCGGGCATTTGGCAGCGAGACGAAATACGGCTCGTGGATCGAGGAGTTGCTGGGTCGCCTCCCTGAGACAGGCGCCGTCCTGGACATCGGGTGCGGCACCGGGGTGCCGGTAGCCCGATCCCTGGTCTCGGCGGGTCACCGCGTGACGGGCATCGACATCAGTGAGGTTCAGATCCGCAGGGCCCGGGAGCGTGTGCCGGGCGCCGACTTCATCCGGGCTGATGCCACAACGGTGGAGCTCCCCGAGGGCAGCTTCGACGCCGTCGTCTGCCTGTATGCCCTGATCCATGTTCCGGTGGAGGAACAGCCGGCTCTCTTGGAGCGGATCGCTTCCTGGCTGCGGCCGGGAGGCTGGTTCTTGAGCACGACCGGGCATCGGGCTTGGACCGGAACCGATGAGAACTGGCTCGGCGGCGGGGCCGCAATGTGGTGGAGCCACGCCGACGCCGATGCGAATCGCGCATGGCTCGTACGGGCCGGCTTCGACGTGATCCACGAGGAGTTCGTGCCCGAGGGCGACAGCGGCCACGTCCTGTTCTGGGCTCGACGCGCTGAGGCGTGA
- a CDS encoding GlxA family transcriptional regulator, translating to MTALRLGVLAYPGCFASEVFGVPDLLLMADRIAAAAGAVRPPYEVSVLSPRRRVIAAGGTALDVSALRPVDVLVVPGFAFSPGEDLDAFLAELGPELAAIGEHAAAGVAVVSICVGAFLLGEAGLLDGREATTSWLFADRLAGRYPLVGLRPERLVVTDRGVTTTAAFSAMYDFALQLIREHDGPGVARSTARVALVDDARSSQDPYVDPALLPTPGAAFSSAVKRRLDQQLGARYDLVALAAEFRVSPRTLLRRFGAEAGQSPLAYLHIARVRRARFLLETTDRTVSAIAAALGYTDPDAFAALFARHTGRGPRDYRTAFRPAGVRPVIGAPPDRGIT from the coding sequence ATGACAGCGCTGCGTTTGGGCGTGCTGGCCTACCCCGGCTGCTTCGCCTCCGAAGTCTTCGGTGTTCCCGACCTGCTGCTGATGGCCGATCGCATCGCCGCGGCCGCTGGTGCCGTGCGCCCGCCGTACGAAGTGTCCGTCCTGTCGCCACGTCGACGGGTCATTGCGGCCGGCGGGACGGCTCTTGACGTGTCGGCGCTGCGGCCGGTCGACGTCCTGGTCGTACCCGGCTTCGCGTTCTCGCCGGGGGAGGACCTGGACGCGTTCCTGGCAGAACTCGGGCCTGAGCTCGCGGCGATCGGGGAGCACGCGGCCGCGGGTGTCGCAGTCGTGTCGATCTGCGTCGGGGCCTTCCTCCTCGGGGAGGCGGGCCTGCTGGACGGGCGCGAGGCCACCACCTCCTGGCTGTTCGCGGACCGCCTGGCCGGCCGCTACCCGCTGGTCGGGCTGCGCCCCGAGCGTCTGGTGGTCACCGACCGCGGGGTCACCACGACGGCCGCCTTCAGCGCGATGTACGACTTCGCGCTCCAGCTGATCCGGGAGCACGACGGTCCGGGCGTAGCGCGCAGCACGGCGCGCGTCGCGCTGGTCGACGACGCCCGCTCGTCCCAGGACCCGTATGTCGATCCCGCTCTGCTGCCGACCCCGGGGGCCGCGTTCTCCAGTGCCGTGAAACGCCGGCTGGATCAGCAGCTCGGGGCCCGCTACGACCTGGTGGCGCTGGCCGCAGAGTTCCGGGTGAGCCCGCGTACGCTGCTGCGGCGCTTCGGCGCGGAGGCCGGCCAGAGCCCGCTCGCCTACCTGCACATCGCCCGGGTCCGCAGGGCGCGCTTCTTGCTCGAGACCACTGACCGCACCGTCTCGGCCATCGCCGCCGCCCTCGGCTACACCGACCCCGACGCTTTCGCCGCGCTGTTCGCCCGCCACACAGGGCGCGGGCCGCGCGACTATCGCACCGCATTCCGCCCAGCCGGGGTTCGTCCGGTCATCGGTGCACCTCCCGATCGAGGAATTACCTGA
- a CDS encoding dienelactone hydrolase family protein produces MTTTAAHRDDPLDDFAHRTVGVDGVDKTVHVTGTGPAVVLMPEMPGISPDVARLARWVRDAGFTVYVPSLFGVDGAWPTAEAGADVVRRACVSAEFRAFAGGGTSPVTLWLRGLARIAHAECGGPGVGAVGLCFTGNFALAMALEPAVIAPVMNHPSLPLDDPAGIELGLQDASAVADRVRRDGLTVLAYRFQGDRWCTGRRFAAYRALLGEAFDGRELPAIAANPDPPPFFRDLVGCAHSVVTAHLVDQQGHPTLHARDEILRFLTARLAPGV; encoded by the coding sequence ATGACAACCACTGCGGCTCACCGGGACGACCCCCTCGACGACTTCGCCCACCGCACGGTCGGCGTCGACGGCGTGGACAAGACCGTCCACGTGACCGGGACCGGCCCGGCCGTCGTGCTCATGCCCGAGATGCCGGGCATCAGCCCGGATGTCGCCCGGCTGGCCCGCTGGGTCCGCGACGCCGGCTTCACCGTCTACGTTCCCTCGCTCTTTGGCGTGGACGGGGCCTGGCCCACGGCCGAGGCGGGGGCGGACGTGGTCCGCCGGGCCTGTGTCAGCGCGGAGTTCCGTGCCTTCGCCGGAGGCGGTACCAGCCCTGTCACGCTCTGGCTGCGCGGGCTGGCCAGGATCGCCCATGCCGAGTGCGGCGGCCCAGGAGTCGGCGCAGTCGGTCTCTGCTTCACCGGCAACTTCGCACTGGCCATGGCACTGGAACCTGCCGTGATCGCCCCCGTGATGAACCACCCCTCGCTACCGCTGGACGACCCCGCCGGAATCGAACTCGGCCTGCAGGACGCCTCCGCCGTGGCCGATCGGGTCCGCCGGGACGGCCTGACCGTGCTGGCCTACCGATTCCAGGGGGACAGGTGGTGCACCGGCCGGCGCTTCGCCGCCTACCGGGCTCTACTCGGCGAGGCCTTCGACGGCCGGGAATTGCCCGCGATCGCGGCCAACCCCGACCCGCCACCCTTCTTCCGGGACCTGGTCGGCTGCGCCCACAGCGTGGTCACCGCCCACTTGGTCGACCAGCAGGGCCACCCGACGCTGCACGCCCGCGACGAGATCCTTCGCTTTCTCACCGCCCGGCTGGCCCCCGGTGTCTGA